A genomic window from Rhodococcus sp. KBS0724 includes:
- a CDS encoding PaaI family thioesterase, which produces MADVDLEASSAFVSAAGLQLDEVSGTKVVGHIDLSDAHHTPWGVVHGGVYTTAVESAASIGASTAVADRGEFAVGVHNGTDFLRARTGGRVDVVALPIQQGRVQQLWSVVITDPETGKEVARGQVRLQNVPLPK; this is translated from the coding sequence GTGGCCGATGTAGATCTTGAAGCATCGAGCGCTTTCGTGAGCGCCGCAGGATTACAACTCGACGAGGTGTCCGGCACCAAAGTCGTCGGACACATCGATCTGTCCGACGCTCATCACACGCCTTGGGGTGTGGTGCACGGCGGCGTCTACACAACGGCGGTGGAGTCTGCGGCCAGTATCGGTGCGAGTACCGCTGTTGCGGACCGCGGAGAATTTGCGGTCGGCGTTCACAACGGAACCGACTTCTTGCGAGCGCGCACCGGTGGACGCGTGGACGTCGTGGCACTTCCGATTCAGCAGGGCCGCGTTCAGCAGTTGTGGTCGGTTGTCATCACCGACCCCGAAACGGGAAAAGAAGTGGCGCGTGGACAGGTTCGGTTGCAGAACGTTCCGTTGCCGAAGTAG
- a CDS encoding MarR family winged helix-turn-helix transcriptional regulator, with protein MDQANSPEDDFIDKVRREWNRAYPEIDTSPVEVMGRITRISSQSLHQLDRALAPSGVSRAEFDVMSALARSDRPLRASEVTAVTMFSGAATTKHADRLAKLGLVERQRFERDGRVVLLQLTEAGRALVESEFPRRVERDRRLLSGLTEDEKVQLTALLKRISVNIDAGLPD; from the coding sequence ATGGATCAGGCCAACAGTCCCGAAGACGACTTCATCGACAAAGTCCGTCGTGAATGGAATCGCGCCTACCCTGAGATCGACACCTCCCCGGTCGAGGTGATGGGACGGATCACCCGCATCAGTTCGCAGTCCCTTCACCAACTTGATCGCGCCCTGGCGCCCAGCGGTGTCTCCCGCGCCGAATTCGACGTGATGAGCGCACTGGCACGCAGCGATCGACCACTACGCGCCAGCGAGGTCACAGCAGTCACTATGTTCAGCGGCGCTGCCACCACCAAACATGCCGATCGACTGGCCAAGCTCGGACTGGTGGAGCGTCAACGGTTCGAACGTGACGGACGCGTCGTACTTCTCCAATTGACCGAAGCCGGAAGAGCTTTGGTCGAATCAGAGTTTCCGCGCCGAGTCGAACGCGACCGCCGGTTGTTATCCGGACTGACCGAGGACGAGAAAGTGCAACTCACCGCACTCCTCAAGCGGATCTCGGTCAACATCGACGCCGGGCTACCGGACTGA